One Fusobacterium nucleatum genomic window carries:
- the brnQ gene encoding branched-chain amino acid transport system II carrier protein codes for MYKTKDILLTGFALFAMLFGAGNLIFPPMLGYETSSSWILTMLAFIITGVGFPFLGILSVSIAGNGIKDFANRVSPTFSTIFAILSILAIGSMLAIPRTGATAYEITFLYNGMESPTYKYIYLISYFGIVILFLLRANKVIERVGKILTPILLILLFLIIVKGIFFTNLAVKPDIYPHAFKRGFLEGYQTMDTIASIAYASIILKAIKSDRSLTHKQEFSFLIKSGLVAIISLALIYGGFALVGAKMHSVLATDDKIELLVKITSYLLGNYGILVLAICVAGACLTTAIGLVATVGEFFSSITSFKYENIVIFTVIISFLLSILGVESIINISIPILVFIYPVMISLILLNLFGKFVKNDYVYKGVVLFTGIIGLIESLEALGIKNYYTKSVLEILPFSDYGLTWLFPGIIGYILFSLMFRKVKIIENKL; via the coding sequence ATGTATAAAACAAAAGATATTTTATTAACTGGTTTTGCACTTTTTGCAATGTTATTTGGAGCTGGAAATTTGATATTTCCTCCAATGCTAGGATATGAAACTAGTTCAAGTTGGATACTAACAATGTTAGCATTTATTATAACAGGAGTTGGTTTTCCTTTTTTGGGAATTTTATCTGTTTCTATTGCTGGAAATGGTATAAAAGATTTTGCAAATAGAGTTTCTCCAACTTTTTCAACAATATTTGCTATTCTTTCAATTTTAGCAATAGGTTCTATGCTTGCAATTCCAAGAACTGGAGCTACTGCTTATGAAATAACTTTTTTATATAATGGAATGGAAAGTCCTACTTATAAATATATTTATTTAATTTCTTATTTTGGAATAGTAATTTTATTTTTATTGAGGGCTAATAAAGTAATTGAAAGAGTAGGTAAAATTTTAACACCAATATTATTAATACTTTTATTTTTAATAATTGTAAAAGGAATATTTTTTACTAATTTAGCTGTAAAACCTGATATATATCCTCATGCTTTTAAAAGAGGTTTCTTAGAAGGATATCAAACTATGGATACAATTGCTTCTATTGCTTATGCTAGTATTATTTTAAAAGCTATAAAAAGTGACAGAAGTTTAACTCATAAACAAGAATTCTCATTTTTGATAAAATCAGGACTTGTTGCTATAATTTCATTAGCTCTAATATATGGAGGTTTTGCACTTGTTGGAGCAAAGATGCACTCTGTTTTAGCCACAGATGATAAAATAGAATTATTGGTAAAAATAACTTCTTATCTTTTAGGAAATTACGGAATTCTAGTGTTGGCTATATGTGTTGCAGGAGCTTGTCTTACAACTGCAATAGGTTTGGTTGCCACTGTTGGAGAATTTTTTAGTTCAATAACTTCTTTCAAATATGAAAATATAGTAATTTTTACTGTAATTATTAGTTTCTTACTATCAATCTTAGGAGTTGAAAGTATAATTAATATTTCTATACCTATTTTAGTTTTTATTTATCCTGTAATGATTTCTTTAATACTTTTAAATTTATTTGGAAAGTTTGTAAAGAATGATTATGTTTATAAAGGTGTAGTCTTATTTACAGGAATTATTGGACTTATAGAAAGTTTAGAAGCATTAGGAATAAAGAATTATTATACAAAATCAGTTTTAGAAATACTACCATTTTCAGATTATGGTTTAACTTGGTTATTTCCAGGTATAATTGGATATATACTTTTCTCACTGATGTTTAGAAAAGTAAAAATAATAGAAAACAAACTATAA
- a CDS encoding IS30 family transposase, translated as MIQQQYTIKRRKGQHLTLIERGKIEAFLKINMPKIQIASEIGISTRTLYREINRGMVKGLLNSDYSTYDAYSAEFAHRKYLEAMKGKEGTLKIGKNRKLIEYVENSMLNDRNSPYVALENAKKENIEVNICLKTLYNYIHKELFINFSEEDMIYKKDRRKQERFPKRIRKIGGKSIEERPEEINNKQELGHFEADTVLGKRGTKEAILVLTDRKTRLEMVRKIPDKTAESVIKELSKIITEYPGMIKSITSDNGSEFMRADKIEEENIAYYYAHSYSSWERGSNENNNKLIRRFIPKGTDISEISEEEIKRIEKWMNDYPRKIFNGKSANEMYLSEFTKYFS; from the coding sequence ATGATTCAACAACAGTATACAATAAAAAGAAGAAAAGGACAACATTTAACTTTAATTGAGAGAGGTAAAATTGAAGCTTTCTTAAAAATTAATATGCCTAAAATTCAAATTGCTTCTGAAATTGGTATTAGTACCAGAACTCTTTATCGCGAAATTAACAGGGGAATGGTAAAAGGACTTCTTAATTCTGATTACTCTACTTATGATGCTTATTCTGCTGAGTTTGCACACAGAAAATACTTAGAAGCTATGAAAGGTAAAGAAGGAACACTAAAAATTGGTAAAAATCGTAAATTAATAGAGTATGTTGAGAATTCTATGCTTAATGATAGAAATTCTCCATATGTAGCCTTAGAAAATGCTAAAAAAGAAAATATAGAAGTGAATATTTGTTTAAAGACACTATATAACTACATTCATAAAGAATTATTCATAAATTTTTCTGAAGAAGATATGATTTACAAAAAAGATAGAAGAAAGCAAGAAAGGTTTCCAAAAAGAATAAGAAAGATTGGAGGAAAGAGTATAGAAGAAAGGCCAGAAGAAATAAATAACAAACAAGAATTAGGTCATTTTGAAGCAGATACTGTGTTAGGAAAAAGAGGAACAAAGGAAGCTATATTAGTATTAACAGATAGAAAAACAAGGCTAGAAATGGTAAGAAAGATACCTGATAAAACAGCAGAAAGTGTGATAAAAGAATTAAGTAAAATAATAACAGAGTATCCTGGAATGATAAAAAGTATAACAAGTGATAATGGTAGTGAATTTATGAGAGCAGACAAGATAGAGGAAGAAAATATTGCATATTATTATGCACATAGTTATAGCTCATGGGAAAGAGGAAGCAATGAGAATAATAACAAGTTAATAAGGAGATTTATTCCTAAAGGAACTGACATATCAGAAATAAGTGAAGAAGAAATTAAGCGAATAGAAAAGTGGATGAATGATTACCCAAGAAAAATATTTAATGGAAAAAGTGCAAATGAAATGTATTTAAGTGAATTTACTAAATATTTTTCATAA
- a CDS encoding transposase, protein MANYVLTLALKTELWQEHILEKRLNIARMIYNSCLSEILKRHRKMINSSEYKEISNLDKKEQSKRYKELDKKYLISKFELNKYVKPMTQKFKKNIGSQMGQELAERAFVTYEKFKYGKAKKVYFKSYGNFYSVREKGNITGLRFFKEDCCISWLGLKIPVIIKNNDKYAQSCFLNKLLYCRLLKRVVNGKNKYYVQITFEGTPPKKHKVGGENEIGIDIGTSTIAIVSDNKVELKILAENIEINEKEKIRLQRKLDRQRRANNPNKYNTDGTINIENKEKWKKSKSYVKTKLKLSNLQRKIAEKRKQSHNILANSILEIGTIVKVENMNFKTLQRRSKKTEISEKTGKFKKKKRFGKSLSNRAPALLIEIINRKLEYIGKNIIKIDTFKVKASQLNHSTNEYEKKSLSKRWVEILGNKIQRDLYSAFLIKNIKENLEEVNIEKAQKEFKNFVKLHNEEIERIKKGNVKTLKCMGF, encoded by the coding sequence ATGGCGAATTATGTATTGACATTAGCTTTAAAAACTGAACTATGGCAAGAACATATTTTAGAAAAGAGACTAAACATAGCCAGAATGATATATAATTCTTGCCTTAGTGAAATTCTTAAAAGACATAGAAAAATGATAAATTCTTCTGAATATAAAGAAATCAGTAATTTAGATAAAAAAGAGCAATCTAAAAGATATAAAGAATTAGATAAAAAATATTTAATATCTAAATTTGAATTAAATAAATATGTGAAACCTATGACACAAAAATTTAAAAAGAATATAGGATCTCAAATGGGACAAGAATTAGCTGAAAGAGCTTTTGTGACTTATGAAAAATTTAAGTATGGTAAAGCTAAAAAAGTATATTTTAAAAGTTATGGAAATTTCTATTCTGTTAGAGAAAAAGGGAATATTACGGGACTTAGATTTTTTAAAGAAGATTGTTGCATATCTTGGTTAGGCTTAAAGATTCCTGTAATAATAAAAAATAATGATAAATATGCACAAAGTTGTTTTTTAAATAAGTTATTGTATTGTAGATTACTTAAGAGGGTTGTAAATGGAAAAAATAAATACTATGTTCAAATAACTTTTGAGGGAACACCTCCTAAAAAACATAAAGTTGGTGGAGAAAATGAAATTGGAATTGATATAGGAACTTCAACAATAGCAATTGTTAGTGATAATAAAGTAGAATTAAAGATTTTAGCTGAAAATATAGAAATAAATGAAAAAGAAAAAATAAGGCTACAAAGAAAACTAGATAGACAGAGAAGAGCAAACAATCCTAATAAATACAATACTGATGGTACTATTAATATAGAAAATAAAGAAAAATGGAAAAAGAGCAAATCATATGTAAAAACAAAGTTAAAACTTTCAAATTTACAGAGAAAAATTGCAGAGAAAAGGAAACAATCTCATAATATTTTAGCGAATAGTATACTAGAAATTGGAACAATAGTAAAAGTTGAAAATATGAATTTTAAAACTTTACAGAGAAGAAGCAAGAAAACTGAAATATCTGAAAAAACTGGAAAATTTAAAAAGAAAAAGAGATTTGGAAAATCTTTATCAAATAGAGCACCTGCATTATTAATTGAAATAATAAATAGAAAATTAGAATATATTGGAAAAAATATAATAAAAATTGATACTTTTAAAGTAAAAGCTAGTCAACTAAATCATAGTACAAATGAATATGAAAAGAAAAGTCTATCAAAAAGATGGGTAGAAATATTAGGAAATAAAATACAAAGAGATTTGTATTCTGCATTTTTAATAAAGAATATAAAAGAAAATTTAGAAGAAGTAAATATAGAAAAAGCACAAAAAGAATTTAAAAATTTTGTTAAATTGCATAATGAAGAAATTGAAAGAATAAAAAAAGGAAATGTAAAAACCTTAAAATGTATGGGATTTTAA
- a CDS encoding cysteine synthase family protein — MEQEKMKYLERLVGKTPMLELIFDYNGEERRIFVKNESYNLTGSIKDRMAFYTLKKAYEKGEIKKGAPIVEATSGNTGIAFSAMGAILGHPVIIYMPDWMSEERKCLIRSLGANIVLVSREEGGFLGSIEKTKEFAKNNPDTYLPSQFSNPYNSESHYYGIGLEIINEIKSLNLNIDGFVAGVGTGGTVMGIGERIKENFPNAKISPLEPLNSPTLSTGYKIAKHRIEGISDEFIPDLVKLDKLDEVVSVDDGDAIIMAQKLAKCGLGVGISSGANFIGALMLQNKLGKDSVVVTVFPDDNKKYLSTDLMREEKVKEHFLSKDIILKEIKNVLRIF, encoded by the coding sequence ATGGAACAAGAAAAAATGAAATATTTAGAAAGATTAGTTGGTAAAACTCCTATGTTAGAATTAATATTTGATTATAATGGAGAAGAAAGAAGAATATTTGTAAAAAATGAAAGTTATAATTTAACTGGAAGTATAAAAGATAGAATGGCTTTCTATACTCTAAAAAAAGCTTATGAAAAAGGTGAGATTAAAAAAGGAGCACCTATTGTTGAAGCAACAAGTGGAAACACAGGAATAGCTTTTTCTGCTATGGGAGCAATTTTAGGACATCCTGTTATTATCTATATGCCTGATTGGATGAGTGAAGAAAGAAAATGTTTAATTCGTTCTCTTGGAGCAAATATAGTTTTAGTGAGTAGAGAAGAAGGAGGATTTTTAGGAAGTATAGAAAAAACAAAAGAATTTGCTAAAAATAATCCTGATACTTATTTACCTAGTCAATTCTCTAATCCTTATAACAGTGAATCACATTATTATGGAATAGGTTTAGAAATTATAAATGAAATAAAAAGTTTAAATCTAAATATTGATGGTTTTGTTGCAGGAGTTGGAACTGGTGGAACAGTTATGGGGATAGGAGAAAGAATTAAAGAAAACTTCCCTAATGCAAAAATATCTCCACTTGAACCTTTAAATTCTCCAACTTTATCTACTGGATACAAGATTGCTAAACATAGAATAGAAGGAATTTCTGATGAGTTTATACCTGATTTAGTAAAGTTAGATAAACTTGACGAGGTTGTAAGTGTGGATGATGGAGATGCAATTATTATGGCACAAAAACTTGCCAAATGTGGTTTAGGCGTTGGGATATCATCAGGAGCTAATTTTATAGGTGCATTGATGTTACAAAATAAACTAGGAAAAGATAGTGTTGTTGTAACAGTATTCCCTGATGATAACAAAAAATATCTAAGTACTGATTTAATGAGAGAAGAAAAGGTAAAAGAACATTTCTTATCAAAAGATATTATTCTTAAAGAAATAAAAAATGTTCTTAGAATATTTTAA
- a CDS encoding formylglycine-generating enzyme family protein produces MIFVKGGKYKASFTDVKQEVFDIEVSKYLVTQDLWQEIMGNNPSYFKGNKKPVECISWWDCLEFCNKLSEKYNLKPVYDLSQKDKEIFKIIHLDGEIVEESKSNFKNTEGFRLPTELEWEWFASGGQKAIDEKTFNCKYSGSNKIDEVAWYAKNFCCEDEETKGTHIVGIKKVNQLGLYGCTGNVWEWCFDIKSSIEKESRRLRGGSWYNANFDCTVLGRFFNEAKNLNYSIGFRIVRTI; encoded by the coding sequence ATGATTTTTGTAAAAGGTGGAAAATATAAAGCTTCTTTTACTGATGTTAAACAAGAAGTATTTGATATAGAAGTATCAAAATATTTAGTAACACAAGATTTATGGCAAGAAATAATGGGAAATAATCCCTCATATTTTAAAGGAAATAAGAAACCTGTTGAATGTATATCTTGGTGGGATTGCTTAGAATTTTGTAATAAATTAAGTGAAAAATATAATTTAAAGCCTGTTTATGATTTAAGCCAAAAAGATAAAGAGATTTTTAAAATAATTCATTTAGATGGAGAAATAGTAGAAGAAAGTAAATCTAATTTCAAAAATACAGAAGGTTTTAGACTTCCAACAGAGTTAGAATGGGAATGGTTTGCTAGTGGTGGACAAAAAGCAATAGACGAAAAAACTTTTAATTGCAAGTATTCAGGTAGCAACAAAATAGATGAAGTCGCTTGGTATGCAAAAAATTTTTGTTGTGAAGATGAAGAAACAAAAGGTACTCATATTGTTGGAATTAAGAAAGTGAATCAATTAGGATTATATGGCTGTACAGGAAATGTTTGGGAATGGTGCTTTGATATAAAAAGTTCTATTGAAAAAGAAAGTAGAAGATTAAGAGGAGGTTCTTGGTATAATGCAAATTTTGATTGTACTGTATTAGGAAGATTTTTTAATGAAGCTAAAAATCTAAATTATAGTATAGGTTTTCGTATTGTAAGAACAATATAA
- a CDS encoding VOC family protein, translating into MFIEHIAMYVNDLEKTKEFFIKYFNAKASNIYHNKKTDFKSYFLTFDSGCRLEIMTKPELVDDKKDLKRTGFIHIAFSVGSKEKVDKLTEILKSDGYEVISGPRTTGDGYYESCIVGIEGNQIEITI; encoded by the coding sequence ATGTTTATAGAACACATAGCAATGTATGTAAATGATTTAGAAAAAACTAAAGAATTTTTTATAAAATATTTTAATGCAAAAGCAAGCAATATTTATCATAATAAAAAAACTGATTTTAAATCTTATTTTTTAACTTTTGATAGTGGATGTCGTTTAGAAATTATGACTAAACCTGAGTTAGTTGATGATAAAAAAGATTTAAAAAGAACAGGTTTTATTCATATAGCTTTTAGTGTTGGCAGTAAAGAAAAAGTAGATAAATTAACTGAAATACTAAAATCTGATGGTTATGAAGTTATAAGTGGACCAAGAACAACAGGAGATGGCTATTATGAAAGTTGTATTGTTGGTATTGAAGGAAATCAAATAGAAATTACAATTTAA
- a CDS encoding immunity 26/phosphotriesterase HocA family protein → MKLKFELTNEQRKYLGLIPVEEHWELVKFDNNVYYYFEDDIIKKEITVSKNYYHEAELNEKTAENRTMILPKTARGKIKKFNYTATQSFSPFGNYFTFSTNGVIIANYTTQRTYYSESFNEKNISLDNLNNWLDKWIKECTEEDLKEIEEFKNAKRKHCKFKEGDFFAFKIGRREWAFGRILLDVAKLRKDENFEKNKNYGLAHLMGKPLIIKVYHKIGDNKNIDLKELSKCLALPSQAIMDNIFYYGEAIILGNLPLEDHEYDDMLISVSESISYIDKDIAYLQYGLIYREIPISDYQKLIKELKVDAQTFRREGIGFVIDTYKLKECIEAKSNSPFWEKYKKCNVPDLKNPAHIELKRKIFKAFGLDADKTYKENLEA, encoded by the coding sequence ATGAAATTAAAGTTTGAATTAACTAATGAACAAAGAAAATATTTAGGACTTATTCCTGTGGAAGAACATTGGGAACTTGTAAAATTTGATAATAATGTTTATTATTATTTTGAAGATGATATTATAAAAAAAGAAATAACCGTTAGCAAAAATTATTATCATGAAGCTGAATTAAATGAAAAGACAGCAGAAAATCGTACAATGATCCTTCCAAAAACAGCAAGAGGAAAAATTAAAAAGTTTAATTATACAGCAACTCAATCTTTTTCACCTTTTGGAAATTATTTCACTTTTTCAACTAATGGAGTAATTATTGCAAATTATACAACGCAAAGAACTTATTATTCAGAAAGTTTTAATGAAAAAAATATCTCTCTTGATAATTTAAATAACTGGTTAGATAAATGGATAAAAGAGTGTACTGAAGAAGATTTAAAAGAAATTGAAGAATTTAAAAATGCTAAAAGAAAACATTGTAAATTCAAAGAAGGAGATTTCTTTGCTTTTAAAATTGGAAGAAGAGAATGGGCATTTGGTAGAATTTTACTAGATGTTGCTAAGTTAAGAAAAGATGAAAATTTTGAAAAGAATAAAAACTATGGTTTAGCTCATCTTATGGGAAAACCTTTGATAATAAAAGTCTATCATAAAATAGGTGATAATAAAAATATAGATTTAAAAGAATTATCTAAGTGTTTAGCATTACCTTCACAAGCTATTATGGATAATATTTTTTATTATGGTGAAGCTATTATTTTAGGAAATTTACCTTTGGAAGATCACGAATATGATGACATGCTAATTTCAGTTAGTGAAAGTATAAGTTATATTGATAAGGATATAGCATACTTGCAATATGGACTTATATATAGAGAAATTCCTATTTCTGATTATCAAAAACTTATTAAAGAATTAAAAGTTGATGCTCAAACTTTTAGAAGAGAAGGTATAGGTTTTGTAATAGATACTTATAAATTAAAGGAATGTATAGAAGCAAAGTCTAATTCTCCTTTCTGGGAAAAATATAAAAAGTGTAATGTACCTGATTTGAAAAATCCAGCTCATATAGAATTGAAAAGAAAAATTTTTAAAGCTTTTGGACTTGATGCTGATAAAACTTATAAAGAAAACTTGGAGGCTTAA
- a CDS encoding SatD family protein, which produces MKRYSALMIDLKNSRSYSIQDRNSIQNSILNNINILNKIFKNSIEKEVEFSAGDEIQGLFVSSQSAYLYYRLFSMLIFPIEIHSGIGLGTWDIKVDGASSTAQDGTVYHYARKAIDEAKKSLEYSVLFYSKNKNDIIVNSLINSNNLLAEKQSKYQNNLMLLAEILYPIVSGDIIEYKELKELLKFIQFEKKKNLIIDIDYPVISTQIEKESFYITEGKKRGLSTQISKLLGVSRQSVEKAIKTGNIYELRNLTITVLKAMKSIQGENL; this is translated from the coding sequence TTGAAAAGATATTCGGCATTGATGATAGATTTAAAGAATTCTCGTTCTTACTCTATTCAAGATAGAAATAGCATACAAAATTCTATATTAAATAATATAAATATTTTAAATAAAATCTTTAAAAATTCTATTGAAAAAGAAGTCGAGTTTAGTGCTGGAGATGAAATACAAGGTTTATTTGTATCTTCACAATCTGCTTATTTATATTATAGGCTTTTTTCTATGCTTATTTTTCCAATTGAAATACATTCAGGAATAGGTTTAGGAACTTGGGATATAAAAGTAGATGGCGCGAGTAGTACTGCTCAAGATGGTACAGTCTACCACTATGCTAGAAAAGCTATTGATGAAGCAAAAAAATCTTTGGAATATTCAGTTCTTTTTTATTCAAAAAATAAAAATGATATTATTGTTAATTCTTTAATCAATAGTAATAATTTATTAGCTGAAAAACAAAGTAAATATCAAAATAATTTGATGCTGTTAGCTGAAATTTTATACCCTATTGTTAGTGGAGATATAATTGAATATAAAGAGCTAAAAGAGCTTTTAAAATTTATTCAATTTGAAAAGAAAAAAAATTTAATAATAGATATTGATTACCCAGTAATTTCAACTCAAATAGAGAAAGAAAGTTTTTATATAACAGAGGGCAAAAAAAGAGGTTTATCAACTCAAATTTCAAAATTATTAGGAGTTAGTAGACAAAGTGTTGAAAAAGCTATAAAGACTGGAAATATCTATGAATTAAGGAATTTAACAATAACTGTGTTAAAGGCTATGAAAAGTATACAAGGAGAAAATTTATGA
- a CDS encoding DUF3307 domain-containing protein, protein MIVAILISIHLLADFLFQTSAYSEKKRKILKPLLLHCIIYFIVFEIVLLLILQFKKAIFLGMIISVFHFLINFIKNKLEKIFPQRRLQIWIFSINQLIHFALLIGMYYIFNLENSVSNLYVKLQAYENFKIIILYISVFSIIFEPASVFIRKLFTSISSKTYPKENLEELKAGNIIGKLERIIIAILLLNNQFGVIGFVLTAKSIARFKQMENRDFAEKYLIGTLTSFLIVLISVFILKGLL, encoded by the coding sequence ATGATAGTTGCTATTTTGATAAGTATTCATTTACTAGCAGACTTTTTATTCCAAACTTCTGCTTATTCAGAGAAGAAAAGAAAAATCTTAAAGCCTTTACTTTTACATTGTATTATTTATTTTATAGTTTTTGAAATTGTATTATTGTTAATTTTACAATTTAAAAAGGCAATTTTTTTAGGAATGATTATTTCTGTTTTCCATTTTTTAATTAATTTTATAAAAAATAAATTAGAAAAAATTTTTCCTCAAAGAAGATTACAAATTTGGATTTTTTCTATTAATCAACTAATTCATTTTGCTTTATTAATAGGAATGTACTATATTTTTAATTTAGAAAATTCAGTTAGTAATCTTTATGTAAAATTACAAGCTTATGAAAATTTTAAAATAATAATTCTTTATATTTCTGTCTTTTCTATAATATTTGAGCCTGCTTCTGTATTTATTAGAAAATTATTTACTTCAATTTCTTCTAAAACTTATCCAAAAGAAAATTTAGAAGAATTAAAAGCAGGGAATATTATTGGTAAACTTGAAAGAATAATTATTGCTATTCTTTTATTAAATAATCAATTTGGAGTTATTGGTTTTGTTTTGACTGCTAAAAGTATTGCTCGTTTTAAACAAATGGAAAATAGAGATTTTGCTGAGAAATATTTAATAGGGACATTGACAAGCTTTTTAATAGTATTAATTAGTGTTTTCATTTTAAAAGGACTATTGTAA
- a CDS encoding RNA polymerase subunit sigma, which yields MFREKKQISDIVIATKVALKTKNKIDYLPFEYEKSIEFLFTKNKIFFFEKSYKAKTIEDWYKYCLKLGLEDIQILLPVSLKSSNIPNELNTNKNKFICYFKNNSVLYFTPKWNATSGGWNIIYTAHKYENSTNKKIKFYDNTEDFRNILIKIKDFSNEIGVKNFANIFNYAFELLDKKKYIMNKEKFPLNFLPDKNARLYVSSMTANVFGGMGSWNDGVPYCAYEKGLTDEYDKLSKELSEQIELATMYALNEW from the coding sequence ATGTTTAGAGAAAAAAAACAAATATCTGATATTGTAATAGCTACAAAAGTTGCTTTAAAAACAAAAAATAAAATTGACTATTTACCTTTTGAATATGAAAAAAGTATTGAATTTTTATTCACTAAAAATAAAATATTCTTTTTTGAAAAAAGCTATAAAGCCAAAACTATTGAAGATTGGTATAAGTATTGTTTAAAATTAGGCTTAGAAGATATACAAATTTTATTACCTGTTTCATTAAAAAGTTCAAATATTCCTAATGAATTAAATACAAATAAAAATAAATTTATTTGTTATTTTAAAAATAATTCAGTTCTTTATTTTACACCAAAATGGAATGCAACAAGTGGTGGTTGGAATATTATTTACACTGCACACAAATATGAAAATTCTACTAATAAAAAAATTAAATTTTATGATAATACAGAAGATTTTAGAAACATTTTAATTAAAATAAAAGATTTTTCTAATGAAATAGGAGTTAAAAATTTTGCTAATATTTTTAACTATGCCTTTGAATTATTAGATAAGAAAAAATATATTATGAATAAAGAAAAATTCCCTCTTAATTTTCTCCCAGATAAAAATGCAAGACTTTATGTTTCATCAATGACAGCAAATGTTTTTGGTGGAATGGGTTCTTGGAATGATGGTGTTCCTTACTGTGCTTATGAAAAAGGATTAACAGATGAATATGATAAACTTTCAAAAGAACTTTCTGAACAAATAGAACTTGCAACTATGTATGCTTTAAATGAGTGGTAA
- a CDS encoding S1 RNA-binding domain-containing protein → MIKVGKRQKLVINNFASVGAYLFAGTDDDKDNILLPNNELEGKDLKEGDEVEVLIYRDSEDRLIATFRKTEALVGTLAKLEVVDDNPRLGAFLDWGLNKDLMLPNSQKETKVEIGKRYLVGLYEDSKGRVSATMKIYKFLMPSNDIKKGDIVNATVYRVNDEIGTFVAVEDRYFGLIPKSECFEEYSVGDELTLRVTRVREDKKLDLSPRKLLSDQMESDAELVLGKMRLLKEHFRFNDNSSAEDIKDYFGISKKAFKRAIGSLLKNGLIEKNGDYFILKK, encoded by the coding sequence ATGATAAAAGTTGGTAAAAGACAAAAATTAGTTATAAATAATTTTGCAAGTGTTGGAGCATATTTGTTTGCAGGAACAGATGATGACAAGGATAATATACTTCTTCCTAACAATGAACTTGAAGGAAAAGATTTAAAAGAGGGAGATGAAGTTGAAGTTCTAATTTATAGAGATAGTGAAGATAGACTTATAGCTACATTTAGAAAAACAGAAGCACTTGTTGGAACTCTTGCTAAATTAGAAGTTGTTGATGATAATCCAAGATTAGGAGCTTTTTTAGATTGGGGACTTAATAAAGATTTAATGTTACCTAATTCTCAAAAAGAAACTAAAGTTGAAATTGGTAAAAGATATTTAGTTGGGCTTTATGAAGATAGTAAGGGCAGAGTATCTGCTACAATGAAAATATATAAATTCTTAATGCCTTCAAATGATATAAAAAAAGGTGATATTGTTAATGCAACAGTTTATAGAGTAAATGATGAGATAGGAACTTTTGTTGCAGTTGAAGATAGATATTTTGGTTTAATTCCTAAAAGCGAATGTTTTGAAGAATATTCTGTTGGAGATGAATTAACTTTAAGAGTTACAAGAGTTAGAGAAGATAAAAAATTAGATTTAAGTCCTAGAAAACTTTTATCAGATCAAATGGAAAGTGATGCAGAACTTGTACTTGGAAAAATGAGACTTTTAAAGGAACATTTTCGTTTCAATGATAATAGTTCAGCAGAAGATATCAAAGATTACTTTGGTATAAGTAAAAAAGCATTTAAAAGAGCTATTGGTAGTCTTTTAAAAAATGGTTTGATTGAAAAAAATGGAGATTATTTTATATTGAAAAAATAG